ACATCGCTTTACCAGCATCTTTTTTAAGACGATAAGCATCGCCTAAAGAATAATAATAATTAGCGGGCACATTACCTTTCTTTTCTGCTTTTTCTATAGCTTGGCTAATAAATTCTACAGCTAAATCTGGAGCATTATTACTCTCAAACATTGTAAGAGCCTCACCTGCTCTAAATAACACCTCAGGATCTTTTCCTTTAGAATCATTTACAATTTCCTGTATTTCGTTAATTGCAGATTTATTTCCCTTTCCTAACTTAATAGAAGCCAAACCTATTCTATCTAAATATGCTTTTTTATCCAAAGCCAAACCTTTATCAAAGTATTCTTTAGCTTTATCAAAATTAGGTTCGTATTGAGTTAAATAAATGTTTCCTAAATAAAAATAATTTTCCGCAGAAGGAGATTTCTGAAGTAACTGATTGAACACCTCTTTAGCTTTTGCATATTTATGAGCATCCATATTCTGGAGACCTTCTTCTACTGTTTGTGCACCTGCAAAACCGAACATAAAAGCGGCCGCAGCACCTAATACCATTTTCTTTGTCATTTTTATATTTTTCATTTTTAAGGTTATTTATAATTTGGCTTACTTTATTATAAACAACTATCAAGCCATTTTTAAAGTAAAGAGTTGCTAATATAAGAATTTTATCTCATTTGAACTTCTCTTTTATAGATATTGTAAGGCTGTAACCCCTGCTTAGAAACCACTATTTGACCTATTTGAGTACAAGAAAATCTTATGAATCCGTTTCCCACTCCAAAAAAACCTTCATTTGTCAAGAAATAAAGAATCCTTGAGAACGGATACTCCATATTCCTTATATTTGAAAGTTCAGGCTTATATATTTTACCTTTATCATCCATTACTGGTAGTACTTTCACCTTCTCTCTTAACGCTATAGCCTCTGGAGAAAACTCTCTACTTATCGTATTAAGACTTATAACCCCTATTTTATTATTAAATTTATCTATACTGTTTACAATATTTTCATTCCCTTTAATAATAGAATACTTTAAAGCCGAAGGTTTAACCTGAAATTTCTGTGCTATAAAATTAAGATTACTTGCATTGGCTCCATCAAATATGAGGTTCTTATCATCAGAGTTAAGCATTTCTTTAATTTCAGAAACTTTGATATGCTCTCTACTTGAATTTTTAGAAACAACAAATACTACCGCATCTCCCGCAAATTTAGCTGGATTATATTCCAAATCTACTTTTTCTTTGTAAACTTCTTTTTCTTTTTTTGTAAGCTCTCTAGACATCACTATCACTCTAGCATTACCGTCCAGCAAGTCTATAAAAGCCGAATCTTCTTTTTTATAAACAACATCTAGCTTAGCCTCTGGATAAAATGCCATATATCTTTCTGCCAAAGCCTCAGTTACATTTTTAAACGAAGGGTCTGCCACCACCTGAATTTCTCCTTTTTGAGGGTTTTCCGCTTCTTTACCCTTTTTACAGGAAAGCACAACCACCAATAGAAATAATAAATAAACTATTTTTTTATACATCTTTCTTACTCTGCTTTATATTATAGATTGCCCTAAAGACCCTGAAGACACCATAAATTACCATCAAAATACCTAACGGATAGGCAACATAATCATCTAACTGAATTACAAAAAATTTATACACTAGTACCACAACACCTAAAGTAAGGTACATAACACCTGCTAAAATAGATAAATAATTAAACATAACAACAAATATAACAAAAAAGAGAAGCCCTAAAGCTTCTCTTATAATAATTTTAACAGAATTTTAATATTCAAAATTCATTGCCACTGGCATTCTAAATCTTGAACGAACTGGCTCCCCATTTACTTTACCAGGAGTCCATTTCTTTCTGATAGATTTTACAGCTCTTTCTGCCTCTCTGTTAAATGTAGAGTTAGAACCTGTAACTTTTACCTGAGAAAGCGAACCATCTCTCTCTACTACGAAAGTAACCTCAGCTTTTAAAGTACCTTCATCACCTTCCATTACCGAAGTATCAAAAGATTCTTGGAAAGCACTTCTAAATCCGTTAAGACCTCCTCCTGAGAACTCCGCTTCTTGGTCTACCGTTGTATATACTTCAGTAGTACTCACTTGAGGCTTTACCTCTACCGTTGTTCCTTTTCCTGTAGAAGGTGGTGGCGGTGGTGGTGAATAAGACGGTTTTTTAACACCCTCTTGATTTACTAAACCTGTAGTGGTTTCTAATTGCTTAGATATTGGCGGCGGTGGAGTTTCCACTTTAGGAGCTTTTACCGGCTCAGGAACCACATTCTGAATAATTTCAACCTTTTCCTCTTCTACCTTCGGTGGAGGTGGTGGAGGTGGTTCCTCCTCTTTAGGTTGTTCTATAATCTGTTCTTCTTCTGGAAGAATTTCTATAAGATTAGCCTCTACTTCTTGTTTAGGCGGAGCCGTTAACTGTTTAATTTTCATAACAATAAACGGAGTAGCCGCAGCTAAACAGAACAAAGTAGTACCTATAATCATAGACCTTGTAAGAATACTCTTATAGCTTTGTCTCAGGTCATAAGCACCATAGGCTTTATTTCTGTTTTCAAATACAATCTCATCCAAACTTGGATTGTACCCTAAATTTTCATCTGACATATAAAATATGAATTTTAAGGGTTAATTATTATTTTGCAGTTCCTACTTTCTTTTCATAAACAGCTTTCTCCCAGTCTTTAATATCGGTTACCCCATATTGTTCACTTTTAGTGACAGCCATTTCGTCAAGAACGTCTACAAAATTCTTATACACTGCATCATCCGTTGGCTTGATGATAACTGTAAATTTAGTTACATCTTTAGCCCTCTTCTTTGCATCTTCTATTACTTTCGTAATCCCATCTTTATCATAGGTTGTCTCCTGAAGTGTACCTTCATTAAGACCATCTTTATCCGTTTGATGATAAAAAATCTTATTATCCTTACCTATAATTAAAGATATAGAGTTGCTCAAATCAATCTCCGTAGGAGGCGGTTTAGGAGCATCTTTTTTAGGTTTCGCAGGAAGACCTAAATCCATCACATTTGGTTTACTAAAAGTAGTGGTAAACATAAAGAATGTAATGAGTAGAAAACCTAAGTCTACCATCGGAGTCATATCCACTCTAGTGGACTGCTTCTTGGAACGGACTTTGCCGCCCTTTTCGCCCTTATCCTGTACTTGTACTTCTGCCATTTCTATTCTCTATTTACCTCCCTCTTGGGTAGTGATTAACCAAAACTTGTAAAACTCAATATCTCTCAATCCTTCAAATAAATCTTTTACTTTTGGATAGTTAGTGTTGCCATCGCCTTTGATGGCTAACTTATAGTCAGGGTTTATTTTTAAACTTTGCTCTACCCAATCAATAACTTGTTTATTTGTACTGTCCATAGGAATCCCCGTAGGACTCTTAAACGCTTTCTGCTCATCTTCTGATAAGTTTAAGTAGCTTTTTAACTGTGTCATAGGTACTCCTACTGCCTGCACCTTTGTAAACGCTACTTTTTCCTTATCGGTAAAAGAAAGTCCGTACTTCTGTCCCATATTATCTAGAAGCTGAATTCTTTCAGTTCCGTTCTCTACAGGTTGGAAGTAAAATTTCCCATCTGGTGTTACATTTACCGTCATTAGACTGGCATCTGGTAACAATTTTTCAGATATAGAAGATGGCGGTTTTATCTGCTCTACATCAGGCTTTTTAAACTGTGTAGTCAAGATAAAGAAGGTAAGTAGTAAGAATGCAACATCACACATCGCTGTCATATCCGTTACTACACCATGTCTTTTTGGTTTGACTCTCGCCATATTATTAACTCTTTTTTATTTATTAAACTTCTTTTTTTTATTAGAGCTTCGCTAAAATTATTGTTTAGCAGAAGCTCTAAATTTCTCTTTATCAGAATACTAACTTATTAGTTAAACTCAGCGAAAGACTGCTGAATAGACATACCAATCTCGTCTATCTTATAAGTTAATCCGTCTATCTTAGATGTAAAGAAGTTGTAAAGGATAATTGCAATAGCTGATGTACCGATACCTAAAGCCGTGTTAATCAAGGCTTCTGAGATACCAATAGATAAAGCCGCAGCATCTGGAGTACCACCACCAGAACCTAAAGCGAAGAACGCCTTAATCATCCCGATTACCGTACCTAAAAGCGCTACTAATGTTGCTACTGTACCTAATGTAGAAAGAATCATCATATTTTTCTCTAACATAGGCATCTCTAATGTTGTAGCTTCTTCTAAAGCTTTAGTTAAAGCAACCATTTTCTTCTCTTTATCCATAGAGCTATCGTTAGCCAATGCCTTATAAGTAACTAGTCCTTCTTTTACCACATTACCTACAGAACCTTGTTGAGCATCACACTTCTCAATAGCTTCATCAATTTTATTCTGATTAAGAAGACCTCTTATCTCAAGTACAAATTTGTCAAGATTTCCTTTTCCTTGAGCTTTTTTAATAACGAAGAAACGCTCAAAAGAGAAAACGATTACTGTAATCATAAATAAAATTAGGATATGTACCACTGGACCTCCCATGTAGATAATCCCCATGAAAGACTCTGGATGCAATTCCTTAGATGGTATATCTGCAAAAGCTACAGACGCTTGTCCTGCAATCCTTGCATCTTCTTTAAAGTTACCTGGGTTACCTAATATAAAGATGTAAATACTTAACGCAATTACATACAAAATAGGTAGTACTACAGCTGGGTTAAGCCCGCTCTTCTGTCTAGCAATTACTTGCTCCTCTGTGTTTGAAACATTCATTTCCATATTAAACTAAAATTATAATTGTTATTTTTTTCAGGCTGTAAAGTAAAGTTAAAATATTGAAAAATCCAAATATTATCTTTAAACATGGTGTTTTTTTGACATTCTAGACCTTCTGCTTTCTTAAATTAGATTTACTTTTTTTCCTGATTTTTATCATTATTTCATTTATACACCTACTTTTGATTAACTCATAAGAAAAAACAGACCTTATTTTTTTCGATTTAGCAAGTGTTAAATTTTTATTAAAAAACTTATTTTTACTCTATTTAGAATACAATATTGATGATTTTTTTAGGTACTACAATGATTTTTTTGATACTATTACCATCTAAATACTGCAATACTTTATCATTTTCTATTGCTATTTTCTCAATTTCCTCCTTAGATAAATCTGCAGAAAGAGGTAATTTAAATCTCATTTTACCATTAAAACTTACCGGATACTCTATTTCGTCTTCTCTTAGATACTCTTCATTAAGAGCAGGAAACTCTACAAACTCAATAGACTCATTATATCCTAATAATTGCCATAGCTCTTCACAAATGTGAGGTGCGTAAGGAGATATAACAACCGCCAATGGCTCTAAAATCTTTCTTTTATTGGTTTTCAGCTTTTGTAATTCGTTCACTGCTATCATAAACGAAGACACGGAAGTATTAAATGAGAAGTTATCTATATCAAATTTTACTTTCTTTATTAAAGTATGTAGTACTTTGTACTCTTCTTTAGTTGGTTCTTCGTCTGATATATTGACCTCATCTCCATCAAAGTAAAGATTATAAAACTTCTTTAAAAAGCCATAAACTCCCGAAAGCCCTTGTGTATTCCATGGTTTACTTTGTTCTAAAGGACCAAGGAACATTTCGTAAAGTCTTAAACAATCCGCACCATATTCTTCGCAGATGTCGTCTGGATTTACCACATTATATTTAGACTTAGACATTTTTTCTACCTCTCGCTCTGTGATGTACTTATCGTCTTCCAAGATAAACTCTGCGTCTTTGAACTCTGGTCGCCATTGTTTGAAGGCATCAGTATCTAATTCATCGCTCGTTCCTTTTAATAAAGCTACATCTACATGGATTTTTTGAGTTTGATAATCTTTCGCCAAGTTTTTAGAAACAAACTGATTCGTCCCATCTACTCGGAAAACAAAGGCACTCATTCCCAAAATCATTCCTTGGTTGATTAGCTTTTGGAATGGTTCTTCGTGACTGATAAAACCTCTATCTTTTAAAAACATATTCCAAAAACGAGCATATAATAAATGTCCTGTAGCATGTTCGCTTCCTCCTATATATAAATCTACCTGCCCCCAATAGTCAGATTTTTCTTTAGCACAAAAAACTTCATCATTAGTAGAATCCATATACCTTAAGAAATACCACGAACTACCTGCCCAACCAGGCATCGTAGATAACTCCATTGGAAATACCGTTTTATTATCAATTAAATCCACAGAAGTTACTCGCTGATTAACTTCGTCCCACGCGAAATTCTTTGCATTTCCCAACGGTGGGTCTCCATCTTCAGTAGGTAAATATTTCTCTACCTCTGGCAACTCAAGTGGCAAGGCAGACAAAGGCAAAGTATACGGCATCTCCTCTTTATAGTAGATAGGCACTGGCTCTCCCCAATATCTCTGTCTAGAGAAAATAGCATCTCTCTGTCTATAGTTTGTAGTGCCTTTACCTATACCTAAATTTTCTATTTCTTGTATAACCCTCTGTTTTGCATCTTTGTAATTTAATCCATCTAAAAAGTCAGAATTAACACAAGTGCTTTCTTTAGAATCAAAAGACTCTTCTTGAACATCTATATCGGTAGCTACAACTTTTTTAATTGGCAATCCAAAATACTTTGCAAATCTATGGTCTCTATCATCGTGTGCAGGTACTGCCATTACCGCACCCGTACCATAACCCATAAGCACATAGTCTGATATATGTATAGGTATAAGTTCTTTAGTAAATGGGTGGGTTACATAACTCCCTGTAAAAGCCCCAGATACAGACTTGACATCTGCCATTCTATCTCTTTCCGTCTTTTTAGAAGTTTCTTCTATATACTGATTTATAGCATTTTTTTGTTCTTCTGTTGTTAGCTTTTCCACCAAATGATGTTCTGGCGCTAACACCATGAAGCTCACTCCAAAAATAGTGTCTGGACGAGTGGTAAAAACTTCTATACTCTCTCCTTCTAAAAAACCATCTACAGAAAACTGAACTAATGCTCCTTGAGATTTCCCAATCCAATACTCTTGGGAATCTTTAAGAGGTTGTGGCCAATCCAAAGTATTCAATCCTTGTAATAGTCTTTCAGAATATGCCGTAATCCTCATACTCCACTGCATCATTTTTTTCTGAAAGACAGGGTAACCACCTCTTTCGGACTTACCATCTTTTACTTCATCATTAGCTAAAACCGTTCCCAATGCAGGACACCAATTAACCGTAGTTTCTGCACGGTAGGCTAATCTATAATTTAAAAGTATATCTTGTTTATCTTGCTCCGATGCTGAATTCCACTCTTCTGATGTAAATGATAATTCATCGGTTTGCACTGCATTAAGTCCCTCAGTACCCTTAGTTTCAAATTGAGCTATAAGCGTATCAATAGACTCCGCTTTATCTGTATCTTTATTATACCACGAATGAAACAACTGAATAAATATCCATTGAGTCCACTTGTAGTAAGAAGCGTCTGATGTTCTCAGCTCTCTACTCCAATCAAATGAAAACCCAATTTTTCTCAATTGCTCTTCATACCTAGTGATGTTATTTTCCGTAGTTACCGCAGGGTGCTGCCCTGTCTGTATGGCGTATTGTTCCGCAGGAAGTCCAAAAGAGTCATAACCTATTGGGTGAAGTACATTATACCCCTGATGCCTTTTATATCTTGCGTAAATGTCCGATGCTATATACCCCAGTGGATGCCCCACGTGAAGACCCGCCCCAGAAGGATAAGGGAACATATCTAGCACATAAAATTTCGGCTTATTTTTTTCAACACCTGACTTCGGCTCTTGGCTTTTAAAAATTTGGTTATCGTCCCAATATTTTTGCCATTTCTTTTCTATTTCTTGATGATTATAAAACATTCTTCTAGGAGAATTAAAGGTTACAAATTATTTAAACGAACCACAAATTTAATAGTTTGAAATAGAAATAACGATTTTTCAATTAATATTTTTAATTGTATCACTAACAAATAATTTGAATTTACTCCAAAAAAGGCAATTTAAAACTCCCTTATCTTTACTTATCTTTGCAAAAATTAAAAAGTAGGTTATGCCCGAAGTCTCTATTATAACGCCTTGTTACAATGCTTCTAAGTTTTTAAAAGAAACTATAAACTCTGTGCTCAATCAAACCTTTACAAATTGGGAGTGGATTATTTCTGACGATAACTCCAAGGATAATTCAGTAGAGATTATAAAACAGATTAACGACCCAAGAATAAAACTGATAGAATCTAAACAAAACGGTGGAGCAGGAAAGGCTAGAAACCTAGCACTAGAACTAGCAACAGGCAGATATATTACCTTCCTAGATGCTGACGATTTATGGGAAACTAATTTTCTTGAAGAAATGGTATCCTTTATGAAAAGAGAAAATGCAGAACTTGCTTACTCTAACTATGCTAGATGTGATGAAAATTTGACGCCCATCATAGAAGACTTTAAGGCTGACAAAATAGTAACATTCAACAACCTACTAAAAACATGCAGACTTTCCTTACTATCTTCTATGTACGATAGCCAAAGAGTGGGCAAAGAATTCTTCCCTGAAGGCTCTAAAAGAGAAGACCATGTTATGTGGCTTAACCTATTAAAGAAAATTCCGCAAGGAAAGCCACTCCCTAAAACAATGGCAAAATATCGTATGCATAGTAATAGTGTCTCTAGAAAAAAGAGTAACATTATTAAGGACCAATACTTAGTTTATAAAGATTTTATGAATTTTTCTACCTTAAAATCACTCTACTATACGGCGCATTGGGCTTTTAATGGCTTTTTAAAGTACGCTAAATGGTTTAATTAAAATAATCAAACGGAAATTTTGTCATAAAAATTTAACATTATAAAAAATATAATTCCGTTATTTTCATTAAAAACACATAATTATAGTTAAAAATTAGTTAAATACAGGCGAAAAGATTACAAATTAAGAACGGTTTAGAGTATTTTTGCATAGTATTTGTTTAGTACACTTTGAATTTATAAAAATAAATAAAATGAAAAATAATCTAAAAAAACTCATACCTCTAGCTGCCGTAGGCGTAGTTTCTGCAGCAACTACTTTTGGAACTATTGAATATTTTAAAAACGATAACATTGCTGACTCTTCGTATTTCCATACTGCTAAAAATGACAGTCAGTTTACAGGACTTAATGCTGCCGCTTTAGGAGATGATTTCGTAAAAGCAGCCAAAACTACAGTACCTGCCGTGGTAACCATAAAAAATTATCAAAATAACACTAGAACTTCTAGAAGCTCTGAACAAGACCTACTTGACTTTTTCTTTGGCGACCCATTCAACAGAAGTCAAAGACAAAGACAACAACAGCAAGCACCACAAGATATGCCTACTGGTCTAGGTTCTGGGGTGATTATCTCTCCTGACGGATACATCATTTCTAATAATCACGTAGTAGCAGGAGCTAGTAAACTAGAAGTAACCCTAAGCAACAAAAAAACTTATGTAGCTAAGCTTATAGGAAGCGATCCTTCTACCGACATTGCACTATTAAAAATAGAAGATAGCGGACTACCTTACCTTAACTTCGCAAACTCAGATTTGCTAGAAGTGGGACAATGGGTAGTAGCTGTAGGAAATCCTCTAGGACTTAACTCTACCGTAACTGCAGGTATCGTTTCTGCAAAAGGAAGAAGCATTGACCTTTTAAGACAACAATCTAAAACCCCGATTGAAAGCTTTATACAAACAGATGCTGTAATTAACAGAGGTAATAGTGGCGGAGCTTTAGTAAATCTTAATGGAGATTTAGTGGGTATTAACTCTGCTATTTCCTCATCATCTGGATATTATGAAGGATATGGCTTCGCTGTTCCGTCTAACTTAGCAAGAAAAGTTGTAGAAGACATTAAGAAGTTTGGAATAGTACAAAGAGGGTTTCTAGGAATTAGTTCATTAGACTTATCTGACGAGACACAAGTAAAAATATACAACCAGCAGACTAAAAGCAACTTAAAATCAGGAAACGGAATCTACGTTACGGAAATCTCCAATAATAGTGGCGCCGAAGATGCTGGTCTTAAAAAAGGAGATGTCATCGTTCAAATAGATGATAGTAAAATTACTGATTTTGCTGACCTATCTCTAGCTATTGGTAGCAAAAGACCTGGAGATACCGTAATGGTAACTTACCTAAGAGACGGAAAAACTAAAACTGTAAGAGCCACACTAAAAGACCAAAGTGGAAATACAAAAACTAGAACTAAAGCTGACCTTACTGTCGTTGAAAAACTAGGAGCTAAATTCCAATCTTTAAGTGATGAAAACAAAGTCTATTACGGTCTTAGAAGTGGTGTAGTAGTTACAGATATAGACGAAAACAGCCTTCTTGCTAGCAAAACAGGTATTGATAACAACTATATCATCACAGAGGTTAATGGCAAACCCGTTAATTCTCAGAAGGATATAGAAAATATTTTAGAAAACTACAAAGGTATTGTCTCTATAAAATATTTAGATGTTTATGGACGTTTAACTAGTAGAGGATTTAATATGCCTTAGATAGAAAACCATTTAACTAATCCTTATTCTCCCTCTTTTCCTAATGGAAAGGAGGGATCTTTAATATTTATGCCACAACGATAGAACTTAATAGCCTATTATAAAAATTTCTATCTTTGCAAAAATTTTTTTGACCCAATGACTAAAAGCGGAAAAATAGAACTAATGTGTCCTGCAGGAGATTTCACTTCTCTTCAGGCAGCTTTAGATAATGGTGCAGACTCTGTCTATTTCGGTGTAGAACAGCTTAACATGAGAGCTAGAGCTTCTATGAACTTTACCATAGATGACTTACCCGAAATCAGCAGAAGATGCCAAGAAAAAGGTGTAAGAACATACCTTACCCTCAACACTATTATTTATGACCACGATTTATCAATCATAAAAACCCTTTTAGACAAGGCAAAAGAAGCCAACCTTACCGCCGTTATTGCTATGGATCAGGCTGTGATTGCTTACGCAAGGCAGATTGGTATGGAGGTGCATATTTCTACCCAAATTAACATTACCAATATAGAAACTGTAAAATTCTATGCAATGTTTGCAGACACTATGGTAATGAGTAGAGAATTAAGTATCAGCCAAGTAAAAAAGATTTGTACTCAAATAGAAAAGGAGCAAATTAAAGGTCCTTCTGGAAATTTAGTAGAAATAGAAATATTTGGACACGGAGCTTTATGTATGGCAGTTTCTGGGAAGTGTTATCTAAGTCTACATTCACATAATTCTTCTGCTAACCGTGGGGCTTGTAAGCAAAATTGCCGAAAAAAATATACTGTAATAGACCAAGAAAGCGGTTTTGAAATAGAACTTGACAACGAGTATATGATGTCTCCTAAAGACTTATGTACCATCAATTTCTTAGATCAAATTGTAGATGCAGGGGTTAAAGTTCTAAAAATAGAAGGCAGAGGGCGCGCTCCAGAGTATGTAGCCACCGTAACCAAGTGCTATAGAGAAGCCATAGACAGTATAGAAGACGGCTCTTTTTCTCAAGAGAAAGTAGCAGAATGGATGAGGCAGCTAGAAACCGTTTATAATAGAGGTTTTTGGAGTGGCTACTATTTAGGACAAGAACTAGGAGAATGGTCTCCAAACCCAGGCTCTAATGCTACACAAAAGAAACTTTACATAGGCAAAGGCAGACATTATTATCCAAAATCTAGTATTGCCGAGTTTTTAATCGAAGCATACGATTTGAATGTGGGCGATAAAGTTTTAATCCAAGGACCTACCACAGGTTCTCAAGAGTTAGAAATTACCGAAATGATGGTAGATGGAAAGGGCATTAGCGAAAAAGCTACTAAAAGTGAGGTCATCACATTCAAAACCGATTTCCGTGTAAGACCTAGTGACAAGCTTTATAAAATTGTTAAGGCATAACTTATGGTTATTGTTACGCTACAACGAGATAAATGCATTGGGTGCAACTACTGTGCGGAGTTTGCTCCAGAATACTTTAGAATGTCAAAGAAAGATGGTAAGTCTGTTCTGTTAAAATCCACCGATAAAAAAGGATTTCACACAATAAAAGTGCCTCTACCAGAAGCTTTTGAACCTTGCGATAAGGCAGCTAAGGCGTGTCCTGTAAAAATAATTTCTGTAAAAGAAATCTAACTTATGACCAAAGCGGAACTTAGAAAAATTTATCTAGAAAAAAGAAAACAACTTTCTGAAAATACCATAAATGAGCTATCAAAAAAAATAGCTCATTTATTCTTTTTACAATTTAACCCTACTGAAAATCAAAACATTCATTGTTTTATTCCTATAAAGAGGTTTAAGGAAGTTAATACTTTACCTCTTATAGAGTCTTGTTTTTCAAAAAAAATAAATGTATTTGTTCCAAAAATTATAGATACTGAAATGATAGCTATTGAACTGAAAGAAAGCACTCAGCTATCCGAAAACAAATGGGGAATATTGGAACCTTCTGAAAATACTAACGCGAATATAACTCACATTGATTATATCATCACACCTCTACTCTATTGTGATGATAAAGGCAACCGAGTAGGCTACGGAAAAGGCTTCTATGACCAACTTTTCACTACTATACCTCCTACTACAAAAATAGGAGTGAACTTTTTTTCACCTTTAGAAATCATAGACGATTTAAGAAACGAAGATATTTCGTTAGATTACCTTATAACACCTTCGGAGATACTATCTTTCTGAGGAGTGTAAAAATTGAGAAAATAAAACTTAAACTCTTTCTTAAACTTTTCTGGAAAAGGCT
The genomic region above belongs to Riemerella anatipestifer and contains:
- a CDS encoding PstS family phosphate ABC transporter substrate-binding protein, translating into MYKKIVYLLFLLVVVLSCKKGKEAENPQKGEIQVVADPSFKNVTEALAERYMAFYPEAKLDVVYKKEDSAFIDLLDGNARVIVMSRELTKKEKEVYKEKVDLEYNPAKFAGDAVVFVVSKNSSREHIKVSEIKEMLNSDDKNLIFDGANASNLNFIAQKFQVKPSALKYSIIKGNENIVNSIDKFNNKIGVISLNTISREFSPEAIALREKVKVLPVMDDKGKIYKPELSNIRNMEYPFSRILYFLTNEGFFGVGNGFIRFSCTQIGQIVVSKQGLQPYNIYKREVQMR
- a CDS encoding C4-dicarboxylate ABC transporter, giving the protein MFNYLSILAGVMYLTLGVVVLVYKFFVIQLDDYVAYPLGILMVIYGVFRVFRAIYNIKQSKKDV
- a CDS encoding energy transducer TonB, with the protein product MSDENLGYNPSLDEIVFENRNKAYGAYDLRQSYKSILTRSMIIGTTLFCLAAATPFIVMKIKQLTAPPKQEVEANLIEILPEEEQIIEQPKEEEPPPPPPPKVEEEKVEIIQNVVPEPVKAPKVETPPPPISKQLETTTGLVNQEGVKKPSYSPPPPPPSTGKGTTVEVKPQVSTTEVYTTVDQEAEFSGGGLNGFRSAFQESFDTSVMEGDEGTLKAEVTFVVERDGSLSQVKVTGSNSTFNREAERAVKSIRKKWTPGKVNGEPVRSRFRMPVAMNFEY
- a CDS encoding ExbD/TolR family protein produces the protein MAEVQVQDKGEKGGKVRSKKQSTRVDMTPMVDLGFLLITFFMFTTTFSKPNVMDLGLPAKPKKDAPKPPPTEIDLSNSISLIIGKDNKIFYHQTDKDGLNEGTLQETTYDKDGITKVIEDAKKRAKDVTKFTVIIKPTDDAVYKNFVDVLDEMAVTKSEQYGVTDIKDWEKAVYEKKVGTAK
- a CDS encoding ExbD/TolR family protein produces the protein MARVKPKRHGVVTDMTAMCDVAFLLLTFFILTTQFKKPDVEQIKPPSSISEKLLPDASLMTVNVTPDGKFYFQPVENGTERIQLLDNMGQKYGLSFTDKEKVAFTKVQAVGVPMTQLKSYLNLSEDEQKAFKSPTGIPMDSTNKQVIDWVEQSLKINPDYKLAIKGDGNTNYPKVKDLFEGLRDIEFYKFWLITTQEGGK
- a CDS encoding MotA/TolQ/ExbB proton channel family protein, which encodes MEMNVSNTEEQVIARQKSGLNPAVVLPILYVIALSIYIFILGNPGNFKEDARIAGQASVAFADIPSKELHPESFMGIIYMGGPVVHILILFMITVIVFSFERFFVIKKAQGKGNLDKFVLEIRGLLNQNKIDEAIEKCDAQQGSVGNVVKEGLVTYKALANDSSMDKEKKMVALTKALEEATTLEMPMLEKNMMILSTLGTVATLVALLGTVIGMIKAFFALGSGGGTPDAAALSIGISEALINTALGIGTSAIAIILYNFFTSKIDGLTYKIDEIGMSIQQSFAEFN
- the leuS gene encoding leucine--tRNA ligase codes for the protein MFYNHQEIEKKWQKYWDDNQIFKSQEPKSGVEKNKPKFYVLDMFPYPSGAGLHVGHPLGYIASDIYARYKRHQGYNVLHPIGYDSFGLPAEQYAIQTGQHPAVTTENNITRYEEQLRKIGFSFDWSRELRTSDASYYKWTQWIFIQLFHSWYNKDTDKAESIDTLIAQFETKGTEGLNAVQTDELSFTSEEWNSASEQDKQDILLNYRLAYRAETTVNWCPALGTVLANDEVKDGKSERGGYPVFQKKMMQWSMRITAYSERLLQGLNTLDWPQPLKDSQEYWIGKSQGALVQFSVDGFLEGESIEVFTTRPDTIFGVSFMVLAPEHHLVEKLTTEEQKNAINQYIEETSKKTERDRMADVKSVSGAFTGSYVTHPFTKELIPIHISDYVLMGYGTGAVMAVPAHDDRDHRFAKYFGLPIKKVVATDIDVQEESFDSKESTCVNSDFLDGLNYKDAKQRVIQEIENLGIGKGTTNYRQRDAIFSRQRYWGEPVPIYYKEEMPYTLPLSALPLELPEVEKYLPTEDGDPPLGNAKNFAWDEVNQRVTSVDLIDNKTVFPMELSTMPGWAGSSWYFLRYMDSTNDEVFCAKEKSDYWGQVDLYIGGSEHATGHLLYARFWNMFLKDRGFISHEEPFQKLINQGMILGMSAFVFRVDGTNQFVSKNLAKDYQTQKIHVDVALLKGTSDELDTDAFKQWRPEFKDAEFILEDDKYITEREVEKMSKSKYNVVNPDDICEEYGADCLRLYEMFLGPLEQSKPWNTQGLSGVYGFLKKFYNLYFDGDEVNISDEEPTKEEYKVLHTLIKKVKFDIDNFSFNTSVSSFMIAVNELQKLKTNKRKILEPLAVVISPYAPHICEELWQLLGYNESIEFVEFPALNEEYLREDEIEYPVSFNGKMRFKLPLSADLSKEEIEKIAIENDKVLQYLDGNSIKKIIVVPKKIINIVF
- a CDS encoding glycosyltransferase family 2 protein — protein: MPEVSIITPCYNASKFLKETINSVLNQTFTNWEWIISDDNSKDNSVEIIKQINDPRIKLIESKQNGGAGKARNLALELATGRYITFLDADDLWETNFLEEMVSFMKRENAELAYSNYARCDENLTPIIEDFKADKIVTFNNLLKTCRLSLLSSMYDSQRVGKEFFPEGSKREDHVMWLNLLKKIPQGKPLPKTMAKYRMHSNSVSRKKSNIIKDQYLVYKDFMNFSTLKSLYYTAHWAFNGFLKYAKWFN